One window from the genome of Bacillus tianshenii encodes:
- a CDS encoding ABC transporter substrate-binding protein: protein MKKLLTIFSMLLLLVLAACGSEETSAPSEAQGEDSTLLDEIKERGKITVAMGGKYPPFNYINEENELVGFDVDIAKEIAKRLGVEMEPVTTDWDAIITGLLTEKYDIILGSMSITPERQQKADFVQYYTSGAAIIVPEDSSIKGKEDLKGKTVGVGLGTTYEEKAREIGSEVKTYKSSVEAFTDMINGRIDAVISDKLLSAYGIKKKNYPFEIVGDHLFVDECGVALRKESNELEKEIQSIIKEMQEDGTYTEISEKWFGMDIR from the coding sequence TTGAAAAAATTATTAACGATTTTCTCAATGTTGCTATTATTGGTGTTAGCTGCTTGTGGAAGCGAAGAAACGAGTGCTCCGAGTGAGGCTCAAGGAGAGGACAGTACATTATTAGATGAGATTAAGGAACGCGGAAAGATTACTGTAGCAATGGGAGGCAAGTATCCACCTTTCAACTACATAAATGAAGAAAATGAGCTAGTAGGTTTTGATGTAGATATTGCTAAGGAAATTGCAAAAAGATTAGGTGTCGAAATGGAACCAGTTACAACGGATTGGGATGCAATTATTACAGGTTTGCTGACAGAAAAATACGATATTATTCTTGGAAGTATGTCTATCACGCCTGAAAGACAACAAAAAGCAGATTTTGTTCAATATTATACATCTGGAGCAGCAATTATTGTGCCAGAGGATTCATCAATTAAAGGAAAAGAAGATCTAAAAGGGAAAACGGTTGGCGTAGGCTTAGGAACAACTTACGAAGAAAAGGCTCGAGAAATTGGTTCAGAAGTAAAAACTTATAAATCAAGTGTGGAAGCGTTTACGGATATGATTAATGGGAGAATCGATGCCGTTATTTCAGATAAGTTGCTTTCAGCTTACGGTATTAAAAAGAAGAACTATCCATTTGAAATTGTAGGTGACCACTTATTTGTAGATGAATGTGGTGTTGCTCTTCGTAAAGAAAGTAATGAATTAGAAAAAGAGATTCAAAGCATTATTAAAGAAATGCAAGAAGATGGAACATACACTGAAATTAGTGAAAAATGGTTCGGAATGGACATTCGATAA
- a CDS encoding amino acid ABC transporter permease codes for MSFDFSLVTQYIPFLLKASLLTIEISALAILFSIVIGMFSAMMKISKYKGLQMISDAYISFIRGVPLLVQLYLVYYALPQLGLKLDAFTASVIGLGFYGGSYVSEIFRGSIESIPFGQMEAARSLGMSPLMAMRKVILPQAMRVSLPPLGNQFIITLKNSSLCSVITANELMHSTARFASVNFAFLEFFIVTSLIYFVMTYSLSKLVKYTEKKLSVGQRRSAA; via the coding sequence ATGAGTTTTGATTTTTCGCTTGTTACACAATATATACCTTTTCTTTTAAAAGCATCATTGCTAACAATAGAAATTTCTGCATTAGCCATATTATTTTCCATTGTTATCGGCATGTTCTCAGCAATGATGAAAATTTCAAAGTATAAAGGGCTTCAAATGATCTCTGATGCCTATATCTCATTTATAAGAGGAGTACCACTTCTAGTACAACTTTATTTAGTTTACTATGCACTTCCGCAATTAGGGTTGAAATTAGATGCTTTCACGGCATCAGTTATTGGTTTGGGTTTTTATGGTGGATCGTATGTATCAGAAATATTTCGTGGAAGTATTGAGTCTATTCCGTTTGGTCAAATGGAAGCAGCACGTTCTCTCGGTATGAGTCCACTAATGGCAATGCGAAAAGTTATCTTACCGCAAGCTATGCGAGTTAGCTTACCACCACTAGGTAATCAATTTATCATTACATTAAAAAACTCTTCATTATGTTCGGTTATTACTGCAAATGAATTAATGCATAGTACTGCTAGGTTTGCTAGTGTGAACTTTGCATTCTTAGAATTTTTTATTGTTACATCTTTAATTTATTTCGTGATGACATATTCACTTTCCAAGCTTGTAAAATATACAGAGAAAAAATTATCAGTTGGTCAAAGGAGGAGTGCAGCTTGA
- a CDS encoding amino acid ABC transporter ATP-binding protein, with amino-acid sequence MRQIGQPLVRINNLNKKFGDLEVLSDVSLEVNKGEVVVIIGSSGSGKSTLLRCINHLENPNGGEIFLNDTQINSKKTDLNQVRQNIGMVFQQFNLFPHMSVINNLTTAPVFVAKRDKEEVKEFAMQLLDKVGMVEKANEYPQMLSGGQQQRVAIARALAMKPQVMLFDEPTSALDPELVSEVLSVMKELAREGMTMICVTHEMGFAREVADRICFMEEGKIAVEGHPKEIFRQTDNPRLRSFLKAVE; translated from the coding sequence TTGAGGCAGATAGGACAACCGTTAGTGAGAATAAATAACTTGAATAAGAAATTTGGAGACCTAGAAGTTTTGAGCGATGTCTCCTTGGAAGTTAATAAAGGTGAAGTAGTTGTTATCATCGGGTCGAGTGGTTCGGGAAAAAGCACCCTTTTACGTTGTATAAATCATTTGGAAAATCCAAATGGAGGAGAAATATTTTTAAATGACACTCAAATAAATTCTAAAAAAACAGATTTAAATCAGGTTCGTCAAAATATTGGAATGGTGTTTCAGCAGTTTAATTTATTTCCTCATATGTCTGTTATAAATAACCTTACAACAGCACCTGTATTTGTAGCAAAAAGAGATAAAGAAGAAGTAAAGGAATTTGCAATGCAATTATTGGATAAGGTTGGAATGGTAGAGAAGGCTAATGAATATCCACAAATGCTTTCGGGTGGGCAACAACAACGTGTTGCAATTGCTAGAGCTCTTGCGATGAAACCTCAGGTGATGCTTTTTGATGAACCCACTTCTGCCTTAGATCCAGAGTTAGTTTCAGAGGTTCTTAGTGTCATGAAAGAGCTGGCAAGAGAGGGCATGACAATGATTTGTGTGACACATGAAATGGGGTTTGCAAGAGAGGTTGCAGACCGTATTTGCTTTATGGAAGAAGGAAAAATAGCTGTAGAAGGACACCCTAAAGAAATCTTTCGCCAAACGGATAACCCGAGACTTCGTTCATTTTTGAAAGCAGTAGAATAA